The Glycine soja cultivar W05 unplaced genomic scaffold, ASM419377v2 Super-Scaffold_81, whole genome shotgun sequence genome has a segment encoding these proteins:
- the LOC114404092 gene encoding tetraspanin-11-like: MFRINNTLVGILHTLPLLLSIAAMGDSAYIRVHGDCQKVLQYPLLFGGLFIFVISTLGLVGVLCRVNAALYLYLLATFFVILAFSPFTIVALFVTRNNAPDRAGPSVGYGVGDFSPWLQHYVTDQRNWDVAQSCLVQKRVCHGLAVDANNNDSLAFKRLTTTQIGCCKPPLRCGFTKKNATFWEAPKAGPLANDTDCRTWSNRQDKLCFNCDSCKGGVLANIRSQWRHLTIFNACVLVLVTIIYVLGCYAIRNNRLEYSNYTTQRKIRMRIPSTII; the protein is encoded by the exons ATGTTCCGCATAAACAACACCCTGGTCGGAATCCTCCACACACTCCCCTTACTCCTGAGTATCGCCGCCATGGGCGACTCCGCCTACATCCGCGTCCATGGCGACTGCCAGAAGGTGCTCCAGTACCCGCTCCTCTTCGGCGGCCTCTTCATATTCGTCATCTCCACCCTCGGCCTAGTCGGCGTGCTGTGCCGCGTCAACGCCGCCCTCTACCTCTACCTCCTCGCCACGTTCTTCGTCATCCTCGCCTTCTCGCCGTTCACCATTGTAGCGCTCTTCGTCACCAGAAACAACGCGCCGGATCGGGCGGGGCCGTCGGTGGGGTATGGAGTAGGGGATTTCTCGCCCTGGCTGCAGCACTACGTCACCGACCAGCGAAACTGGGACGTGGCCCAGAGTTGCTTGGTGCAGAAGCGCGTGTGTCACGGCCTCGCCGTGGACGCTAACAATAATGACTCTCTCGCTTTCAAACGGTTAACTACCACGCAG ATCGGGTGCTGTAAGCCACCGTTGCGATGTGGATTCACAAAGAAGAACGCTACGTTCTGGGAAGCGCCAAAAGCGGGTCCATTAGCGAACGACACTGATTGCAGGACATGGAGCAACAGACAAGACAAACTGTGTTTCAACTGCGATTCGTGCAAAGGAGGAGTGCTGGCCAACATCAGAAGCCAGTGGAGACATCTCACCATATTCAATGCATGCGTGCTCGTGCTCGTCACCATCATCTATGTCTTGGGCTGCTACGCCATCAGGAACAATCGGTTGGAGTACTCCAACTACACCACCCAGAGAAAGATCAGAATGAGAATACCCTCCACAATAATTTGA